The genomic region CTGGTGATGAATCTTGAAAGGAAGCTAAGGCTTCTTTTTGCCCAAATTTTACTGCGTCACATGAGACGATGTGAATGTGGAGTGTTCCCTGTATAGTCTAAATATCTACTTTTCCAGGAAGCCTTATTTAGAAAATGTAAGCATGCTTTTTTTAACTCAAGAAATGTTTCGTAATATTTGTTATAATGGATAATCTTATGAAGAAATTTCCATAATCGTTCTATAAGATTTAGATTTGGCGAATATGGCGGTAAAAAAAAGTGTAGAAAACTGGATATTTAATTCTATGATTACTTGTTGGAAAGATTATCTGGTTTCGATATAATACCTCAATTGTCAGAAATTATCCGTGAACAAATTCTTGGTAGTACATAATATCTATGCTTATAGTAGCACCATGAAGGGCAAAAAGAGGAACGGTAATTAATTTTATTTTGCCTACTACTTCTTGATAAGTTACAAAATATTATGATGTTTTAATTAAAAAATATTGACAATTTACTAAAATTAAAATAGTGTGTTCAATGATTGAACGTTTCCATGAAAATTATCAATTCATATTCATAATTAATGAAAAATCATGAAAATATAGAGGACATCTATAAGATAATAAAAGAGATTGAGAGTGATGACTTTACTACGCAGCGCTCTATTGCAGATAATCTTGGGTATAGTCTTGGCAAGGTGAATTATCTAATAAAATCTCTTGTAGACAAGGGTGTTATTAAGCTTGAGAATTTTAAAAATAGCAATAATAAATTAGCTTACAGATATATATTAACACCTGTCGGCATTAAAGAAAAGATGAAGATTACTCGTGAATATTTGCGCAGAAAGGAAGAGGAGTATGAGGTGATGAGAAGTGAGATTGAGGAACTGAGGAGAGAAGTGGAGATTTGATATTATATATTAGTATTTATAAAAGTGATAGCAAAAGTAATGTATAATCATTCATAAACTATAATTATCTTGTCTCATATCAATAAATATAGTCTAGGGAATGGTATTATAGTATAAAATTTATATGATAAAAATAAAATCAAAATAAAGTATCTGTCTTTAATAAATAAATACAAAACATCTTAACTAATGATTTAAAGTTTCAAAATTGGAGAAAATAATAAAATCATTCATAAATACGAAACTAAATATATCAATTCAGAAGTTCATAGGAGATGGAAATACTCTTAAAGTAAAAGTAACAAAAGGATTTTATTGGTTATTTCTACTGCAACTTTTAAACAAAGGTCTTGGATTTATTAAGACGATTATTTTAGCTCGACTTCTTGCTCCAGAACACTTTGGTTTAATTGGAATAGCGTCAATAGTTATAAGCTTTCTTGAGTTGTTCTCCGAGACGGGCTTTAGAAGTGCTTTGATTCAGAATCAATCAATTGATGAGAATTATTTAAATACTGGTTGGACAGTATCAATTATCAGGGGTTTAATTTTATTTCTCATTTTATTTTTATCTGCCCCACTAGTTAGTGATTTTTTTGAAGTCGCTGAATCTAAGCTTATAATACAAGCAATGTCCTTTAATTTTATTATTAAAAGTTTTAGGAATATAGGAATAATATTATTTTCAAAAAACTTAAATTTCAAAAAGAGTTTTATTTTTGAAATTATCAGCATTATACCGAATATCGGAATTACAATTTTATTAGCATTTATACTAAGAAATGAATGGGCTATTGTCTGGGGAACACTTATAACAACTATGATAACAACAACAGCATCTTTTATGATACATCCATACAAGCCAAAATTTAGGCTTGACCTTGAGAAAGCTAAACAATTATTTCGCTATGGTAAGTGGATTTTATTAACTGGTATAGTAATATTTCTATCGAAAGAGGGTGATAAAATTGTAATAACTAAAATATTAGGAGTAACAAGCTTAGGAATATATATAATGGCTAACCGAATTGCTGAATATATTGCAACATTTAATAAAATTATTCAAAAGGTCATGTTCCCTGCCTATTCAACAATTCAGATGGATGTATTACGACTAAAAAAAATATATTTACAAATTTTATCAATTATAGCTTTAATATGCATTCCCTTTGTTGGTGGGCTTATCATATTAGCTCCTTCGTTTGTAGAACTATTGTTGGGGAAAAAATGGATATTAGCTGTAACCCCAATACAGATTATCTCAATAGCAATTTTAATAAAAATCTTTACTGATTCCAGTGCTTCATTATTTAACGCATTTGGTAAACCAAAAATAACTTTTTTAATGGTAACATCGAGGGTAATTATATTATTTTTGGTAATAGTTCCACTTACAAATCAATATAATATAACTGGTACAGCTATTGGACTTCTGATATCTACAGCAAGTACAACTATAATCTGGTTTATTTATTTATATAAGATATTTACAGTCAAGATTAATGAACTAAAATTTATTATATATCCATTATTCAATACATTGATTATGGTATTAGGAATATATTATTTAACATCGATTATCGCAATATCAAACTTATTTATATTTTTCATATCTGTCTTAATCGGAGGATTCATATATGTGTTACTATCAATAATAATGTATAAATTACAGATTATAAAAATATAGTAAAGCATTATAAAAGCAGTAACAAATTTGATGAATAAATAATATGAAATTGATGTATTGAGAATAAACAGTAACATACAATAAATAAAATTTTATACACAGAATTATTGAGTGCTGGCAATTTTAATTAAAATAGTTTTCAATAGTGAAATTGTAAAAAGTATAAAAATATGAATCCTAAAAAAGTAAGCAAACTATTCGATAATAAACCTTCACGAATATCAATTTTATCTCCATCTGATACAGATTCAAATCTATACCGACAAATGCAATGGGGTGACTACTGGGTAAAATATGAGCTTACTAAAGCTTTGGGGCAATTAGGATATCTTGTAACAAACGATAAACCAAATATTATTATTCATTTATTCGGATCTCATATGAAATTGCCCAAAAATGCGTTTAAAATTATCTGGATATATAGTCATCCTGAAAAAGTTGATGATAACCTATTAAAAAGATATGATAAAATATTTTGTTTATCTTCCTCATTTAACAAAAAAATTGAAGAAATGGGATTTGAATCCAACATTTTATTTGGAGCTACTGCTAAAAAATGTTTTCATACTCCTGATAATAGTTTTGATTACGATATCTTTTTTGTAGGAAATAATAGAATTGATGGGATAAGGCAAATTGTGCAGGATATAGGAAAGACTAAATATAACTTTAAAGTATGGGGAACAAGATGGGAAAATAGAATTAATAGTCAATATATTGGTGGACAATATATTGACTATACAAATCTTAATGAGTATTATGCAAAGTCAAAAGTCAGCTTAAACGATCACAGCGATGAAATGAGAAAAGAGGGTTTTGTTGCTGTACGTATCTTTGATATTTTAGCTAGTGGAGGATTTTGTATTTCTGATCTTAATCATGGTATTGATGAATTATTTAGAGGAACAGTTCCGCAATATGAATCTCCTACTCATTTGAAAAATTTGATCAATTTCTATATTGAAAATGACAAGGAACGCCAAGAACTTATGCTCCAAGGAAGGGAAATAGCTTCCAATTACACATGGGATAAAGTTGCAAAATCTCTTATCTCTTCGTTTTTATAAATTTTTAAATTAATAGAATCATTAGTATAGGGAGTGAATAAATGAATATAGTATCATTAATTAATCGCATTATAGAAAAAAATAAGAATGGATCGGCTTGGGAGTTATGGCAAAATAAATGGGATGATAATAAAGTCGATAGAATTTGGGGTGAAAAATTAAGAAATGAAGATTGGGAAAAAGATCCAACCTATAAGCTAATAGCAGAGAAGTGTGTAAAAAACGGAACAAATATTCTTGATATCGGATCAGGGGGAGGAGTGCAATATAGAGCAATAAAAGAATATGCTGATAGGATATCTTATACTGGTTTAGATATAACTCCAAGGCATATTGAATTTTCACGAAAAATGTTCCCAGAAGCAAGGTTTGAATTAGGAGATGCTGCAAATTTACCTTTTAATGATAAAGAATTCGATGTATCTATTATTAGACATGTCATTGAACATCATCCAAAAGATAAAGCAGAAAAGATTCTTGCCGAATCTTTAAGAGTCAGTAAAAATTGTGTGTTGATTCTATTTTTTATTCCCCCTATTGAAATGCAAGAGGATATAATTATAAAGAGAAAAAAATCTGGTTTTTTTCTCAATACTTACAACAGAGATTTTATTATTAACACAATAAAAATGAACGTAAAGAACCCAAAAATCAACCAAGAAATGATTTTTAAAACTGAATCATCACCTGCTCTTTCAGATCAAGAATTATATATTATTAAATTATGAATATGTTAATTTTATTTCATGATAAAATATTTAATGAAATTAATTAAAAAGGCTGCGAAAAGGTTATATCAAGTTCCAATTATTAAACATATTTATATAGCTCTCTTTAACGCTTTTTCAATAAAAAAAATAAAAAAAATCAATACTTTAAAGTTACACCTTGGTTGTGGATCAGTTAAATTAGATGGATTTATTAATATTGATATTGAAAATTGGGCTGGAAAATGTGATCTCATTATGGACTGTGTTAAATTAAAAAAGATTAAATCAAAATCTGTCGATTATATCTTTACTCATGCCTTATTGGAACATATACCACCATACAAAACTTCTGATACGCTTATAGCATGGAATAGAGTGTTAAAAATAGGTGGAATAATTCTAATAGAAGTACCTGATCTTGAAAGAATATTTGAAGATTGGTTAGTTAAAGGGATACTTTCTGAAAAAGAAGCAATAAATAATATTTTTGGAGGAAATAAAAAAGAAAAAGACAAATATTCAGCTCAAGATCATTTGACTGGATTTACATATACTCGACTGTGCAATTTCTTAAAGGAATGCGGTTTTAACAATTTCAAAAGGATTGAACATGATATATATCACCATATTTTGTGTATCCAAGCAATGAAAGTAAAAGATGTAGGCAAGAATTGATGAATTTTAAAGTGTTGTACGTTGATACGATTTCAGAACCACAAGCGCAAATAAATGTTGAAGGTATTTCTTCAGCTTATAATAAAATAGTAAAGTTAATAAAATTCGATTATCGTAAGATAGCAAAGTATTTTGGAAAGCAGATAATGAATACATCCCTTTATATAGTTGCAAAAATAACAAGACCGAATTTAATACATATTGGGAAAGGTGAAACAATACAAGGGGATACTATAAAAATAATAAAAAAAAATTCTAAATGCAAAGTAATACATTTTTATGGCGATTTCCGAAATACTCCTCAACCTTACGTTATTGATATTGGCAAATACGCTGATATAACATTATTGTATCATAAAGATCAAAGAATAATTAAGCAGCACCACGATTTGGGAGTAAAAAATATCGGTTTCTGGTGGGTTGGATCAGATCCAGATATTTATAGACCGATTCAATTAGAAAAAAAATACGATGTTGTTTTTTTTGGAAACAATGCCGACTTTTTACCAGGACATGAAGAAAGAAGAAATTTAATTAAGGCAATTGCTGAAAGTGGAATTACAATACATATTTTTGGAAACAACTGGGATTTATTTACAGATCACCAAAACATTGTATTGCATAATTTTGTTGTAAGTAAAGAATTTGTCGATACATGTTCAAAGGCAAAGATTACTTTAGGGTATAATGCAGTAAATGATGTTTATTATTATGCCTCTTGGCGCAGACCTTTTAACTGTATGGCATGTGGTGCGTTTCATCTTACAAAATATTTCCCAGGTATAGAAGAGGTCTTTGAAACAAAAAAACATCTTGTTTGGTTTGATACAATCAATGAAGCTGTAGAGTTAATTCATTTTTATCTTAATAATTCTGAAGAGAGAGAAAATATTGCACAAAATGGAAGAGAAGAAATAATCAACAATCATACTTGGGATAAACGGATTGAAGAAATGATTAATATATATAAATCAATAGGTGGCGAAATAAAATGATACAAGTATTTAAACCATATTATAATGAAGAAGAGATAAATGCTGTGAGTGAAGTAATACGATCAGGATGGGTCGGTCTTGGTCCGAAAACAGCAGAATTTGAAAGAGAATTTGCAAAATACTGTAATGTTAAATATTGTATAGGTCTAAATTCATGCACAGCGGCTCTTGATATGGCAATGAAGCTTCTTGGTGTTAATCATGGAGATGAAGTTATTGTACCAACAATGACTTTTGTTTCTTCAGCTCATTGTGTTGTTTATAATCTTGCAACACCTATTTTTGTAGATATTGATGAAGATACATTAAATATCGATATAGAGGATGTTGCTCGTAAAATTTCACCAAGAACTAAAGCAATTATTCCTGTACATTATAGTGGTAGACCTGTTGATATTGATAAATTAAAGGAAATAGCAGGTAATATCCCCATAGTTGAGGATTGTGCGCATGCTTCTGGAGCAAAATATAAAGGTAAACCAGTTGGAGGATTAGGTGACATCGGATGTTTTAGTTTTCATGCAGTTAAAAATCTGGCAATGGGAGAAGGTGGCGCAATTACCTTAAATGATGAAAATTTGGCTAATAGAGCCAAGAGAAATAGATGGTTAGGAATCGACAAAGGTACGTGGGATAGGACAAAATTAGATAGAAGTTATTGGTGGGAATATAGTGTAGATGAGATTGGTCTTAAATCCCATCTCAATGATATTTCTGCAGCAATTGGGTTAGTCCAATTAAAAAAATTAGAAAAAGGGAATAAAAGAAGAAAAGAAATTATTGATATGTATAGGGAAGGATTGAGGGATTTAGAAGAGATAAAGATGCCCCCAGAAGATAATGAAGTTTTTAATTCATCATGGCATCTATGTGAAATTAAAGCTCAAAACCGTAATGAATTAAGTGTTTTCCTTCAAGAAAAAAAGATAAATACAGGTGTGCATTACAAGCCAATTCATTTGTATCGTTGTTATGGGAATCGAACAAGCTTGCCGAAAGCAGAAAAAATTTTTCAAATGATTATCACCCTACCTTTATATCCTGATTTAACAAATAATGAAGTACAATACATTATTGATACAATTAAAAAATTTTATAACAATAAGTAAGTATGAATTCTTTAGAAATAATAAGTAATCTAAAAAATGGTAAGATATTAAATAATAATTTTCTAAGAGCATACGACAATGAGAATAATCTTTATTATTTACGTCCTGTCAAGATTGGAATTGATGATGCGAGGAACATGTCGAGATGGCGAAGAGATTTTTCTAAATCATTTTTATCATGGATAGAGCCTGACGAAAACGAGGTATTGAATTGGCTTCAATCTTATAAAGATAAGAATAATGATATAATTTTCATTATTGAATCTGAACATAATATATCAATAGGACAAATATCAATTTACAATTTAAATCCACTTACAAAACAAGCAGAATTTGGGAGAATTATCCATGATAAAAATTGCAAATCAAAAGGTATTATGACATCCGCTTCAAAAACTTTAATAAAATGGGCTTTTGAAAATTTATCCCTAGAAAAGCTATCGTTAGAAGTATTTGTAGATAATAAATCTGCAATATTGCTCTATAAAAGATTAGGATTTATTATTGATAGCATATCAGTTTATTATAAAACTATCACAATTGATGATGTAGTTACATGGAGAAGATTTGATGAAATTACTAAATATCCAAAAAATTCCCAACAAGGTGAATTTCGAGAAGTATATGAGATGAGTATTAATAAACAAATATTTAAACAGAATTAAATTTATCTTTTATGGGTAGTAAGGCAATTGTACGAATAGCAAGAATCAAAGACAAAGAAGAAATATTTAATTTTATATCAAAAAACTGGAAGGAACGATCTCCATATCAGATACCTGAGAGATGGGAATGGTTATTTATAAAAAATCCTTTCATAATAAAGAACTATATTAAATTACCTCTTCCAATTTGGATTGCAAAAAAGAATAATCAAATTGTTGGGCATACTGCTGCAATGATAGTTCCTTTGAAATTAGGGAAAAAAATTTACACAGCGTCATGGTCTATTAATACGCTTGTTTTATCTGAATTTAGAGGTGAATCAATTGGATACAATTTGCAGAAAGCGAATCAGGAATCAGCGCAAATTTTTATGAGCCTTGGAATGAGTAAGGCAAATCGAAGCATTAAACATAAGCTTGGCGGAATTGATGGTCCACCAGTGTTTAATTATTTCTTGAGACAAAGATGGACAATTGAAAAAATATCTAATGCTTTATTAAAACGACTTAATATGTTTAACAAATTTGGGGATTTAATTTTTATATACATAAAAAAATTTAAGATTATAATATTATTACATTATATATTGAATCTTCCTTTAAAAATTAGGTTGTTATATTATAAAATAAAAAATTATACAGTTTTGAATAAATCTGGAATAAGTATTAGTGAAATTGAGCGTTTTGCCGATTTATTAGATAAAGATTTAATAGGATTAATGAAACCATACAAATTTGCTGTTAATAGAACAAGTGAATACTTAAACTGGAAATTCGTTGATCAACCTCATCTAGAATATCGTATTTTTTTAGCAACAAAAGGTGAAAATGTTTTAGGTTATACAATAATTAGAGTTGGACAAAAACCTCATGAAAATAATAACGGGATAATACTTGAACTAATGGCAGACCTAAAAGATAATAAGACAATGTATTATCTACTCAATCATGTATTGTCAATTTTTACAGATGCAAAAACAGAATCCTCAATCATTTCAACCTCTATAAGTGAAATAGAGAAAGTGATTAAACGATTTGGGTATAAAAAAAGAAGTGAGACAATCCCTGTAATATATATATCAGACGATATTGAAGAAAAAAAATTATTCCAAGATAAAACATCTTGGCTTTTCAGCTATGGAGATCATGATCTAGACCAGTTCCCAAATATAATATAAAAAAAATTTCAATAATGACTTACCGATCAATTAAAAAAAAAATATTATATCTATGTACAATAATCGGCTTACCAAAACTTTTTTATATATTTCATCCAAGAGATGTTATACTTATGTATCATTCTATAGAAAAAGAAAAATCCAATTATGAATATGCCATATCAGAACAAAAATTAATTAATCAAATTAAAATAATAAAAAAATTTTTTATTATTGTACCTTTGCATGAGTTAATAAATAAGCAATCAATTAATTTCCCTCGAATAGCACTAACTTTTGATGATGCTTTTGATGATTTTTTCTATAATGCTTTTCCAATTCTTAAAAAAAATAATATTCCTGCTACAGTATTCGTTCCTACAGCATTTATTGAAACAGACAAATCAATGATAGAAGGTAAAAAACATTGTTCTTGGCAACAAATGAAAGAAATGATGGAAACTGGTCTTATAGATTTTCAATCACACGGGCATTGTCACAAACATTTTAAAAATATGGATATTATAACTTTGAAAAATGACATTATGCTATCAAAGAAAATCATTGAAGAAAATTTATCGAATAAAGTTGATATGTTTGCCTATCCTGGTGGTAAATTTCATGACTGGCAGAACGATGTTATACTTAAAATGGGGTATAAAGCAGTCTTTACTTCAATATCAAAAACAATTCATAGAGAAAGAAAAGTGTTACCCAGACTTACAATAACTGATAAATGTGATAGTATTAATTTTAAGATGTTAATTAGTGGTATTAATGAGATTTAAATTATTATACTCAAATTAAACATTTATGCTAACAGATAGATTTGATATGTCATCAGATAAGTTGATATGGTATTCAATTGATGAATTATATGGAAAATCGATTGAACGAGAATTCATAATAACTGAAGAATTGATTGATCACTTTGCTCATATTTCTGGTGATTTTAGTAGTATACATATTTCAAATAAAGCAGCTAAAGCTAAAGGTTTTAAAGGACGAGTTGCGCATGGAATCTTATTAACGAGTTTTGTTTCAGCAATAATTGGGATGGACTTGCCTGGTGAAAAAAGTATTTTACAAAGTATTGAAATGAAATATCTCTATCCATGTTATCACAATGACAAGATTACAATCAAGTTGGAAATAACCGAAATATTCAAATCTGTCAAAACTGTAATTGCAAAAGTAAACATCTTCAACCAAGAAGGAACTAAAGTTTCGAAGGCTAAAATTCAAATTGGATTAAAAGAAGATTATAATGGATGAAAAAATAACTAACGAATTGAAAGAATTTATTACATCTGAAGGGCAAAAAAGATTACTCCTTTTCCCAAAATTTAAAAAATCATTATCGAAAATGATTTCTTCAAATCAATCAGATGTTGCATTCAACGTTTTGAAATCAGCTTTATCTATAGATTATGACTACTCTACTTTTAAATCCTATTATAATTTAGTAAATAAAGTACGAACATATAATCTGAATAAAAATATAAATAAGACAAAAATAGCAATATTAGGTAGTTATACGACCAATCAGTTAACATGGTTTATTGATCTATTTTTATTCTGTTCAGACATTGATGTAGAAATTTATGAGTCAGAATATAGCGTAATAAATCAGGAAATTTATTCAAAAGATTCGAATTTATATCGCTTTAAACCTCAAATTGTCATTCTAATATGTGGACACAAGGATATCAAATTATTTCCAAAATTTGGACTAAGCGAAAATGATGTAAAAGAAATTGTTGATCAGGAAATCAATCGTTGGATGAATTTATGGAATACATTACACACGAATATTAACTGTCAAATAATACAAAATAATTTTGATATTCCTCCATGGAATGTTATGGGCAACATTGAACACAGAGTTCCATATTCACAAGGAATGTATTTTACATATTTGAATCAATCTTTATCTAAAAAAGCTCCAGCTTATGTCAATATTCATGATATTGACATGCTCTCTTCAATGCATGGGAAATTAGAATGGTGTGATCAAAGATTTTATTACGATTCTAAACTCCCTTGCACACCAGAATTACTTCCATCATATGCCAACAGTATCGCATCGATAATAGTTGCATTACTTGGCAAAAGTAAAAAATGTTTGGTTTTAGATTTAGACAATACTATATGGGGAGGTGTTATTGGTGACGATGGATTAGGTGGTATTTCTCTTGGTCAAGGAAATCCAACAGGTGAAGCATTTCTAAATTTTCAGCAATATATAAAAAATCTAAAGGATCGAGGTATTATTCTAGCAGTTTGTTCTAAGAATGATGAAAAAAATGCTAAAGAACCATTTTTAAGACATCCTGATATGATTTTAAAATTAGACGACATCACTTGTTTTTTAGCAAACTGGAATAATAAAGTAGCAAATATACAGAAAATAGCACAAGAGATTAATATTGGCACTGACTCAATAGTATTTGTTGATGATAATCCACACGAGAGAGGAATTGTACGATATTATCTCCCTGAAGTTGCTGTGCCTGAAATGCCAGAGGACCCAGCATTTTACATACAGAAAATTGACAGCTATCGTTATTTTGAGACAACTTCCTTCACTAATGAAGATCTAATACGAGCAGAGTTATACTCGTCAGATATTAAAAGAAAGAAATTGCAAAATAAGATAGTAAATATTGATGATTATCTTCAGTCACTGAATATGAAAGCAATAGTAGAACCAATTAATCCAGAAAACATCAACAGGTCTGTTCAACTAATTAATAAGACAAATCAATTCAACCTCACAACAAAACGTTATACAAAAATTAATATTGAAGAAATAATAAATAATTCTTCCTGGAAAACCTTTACAGTACGACTTATTGACAATTTCGGTGATAATGGCTTAATTTCAATTATACTATCTGAAATTAAAAATGAAACTTTGATAATTGATACTTGGCTTATGAGTTGTCGGGTTTTAAACCGTGGAGTTGAACAATTTCTTATGAATTATATCTGTAATTTATCACGAAATAATAATATTTCGATTATTGAAGGTAAGTATATACCGACTGCAAAGAATAAAATGGTTGAAAAATTATACTTCCATTTAGGATTTGAACAAATAAATGATTTAAATGACGGTACTACATACTGGTCATTAAAAACAAATTCAATTAATATTAATAATTTAAAATATTTCATTATGGAGGGAAAAAAGAGAGATGTCTGATGTTAAAAATCAATTACAACAAATATTCCGTGATATTTTTGAAGATGATAGTATAATAATTTTTGATGAGATGACAGGTGATGATATTGAAGAATGGGATTCCCTTGAACATATTAATCTTATTATTGCTGTTGAGAAAAACTTT from Spirochaetota bacterium harbors:
- a CDS encoding MarR family EPS-associated transcriptional regulator — protein: MEDIYKIIKEIESDDFTTQRSIADNLGYSLGKVNYLIKSLVDKGVIKLENFKNSNNKLAYRYILTPVGIKEKMKITREYLRRKEEEYEVMRSEIEELRREVEI
- a CDS encoding lipopolysaccharide biosynthesis protein, with the translated sequence MEKIIKSFINTKLNISIQKFIGDGNTLKVKVTKGFYWLFLLQLLNKGLGFIKTIILARLLAPEHFGLIGIASIVISFLELFSETGFRSALIQNQSIDENYLNTGWTVSIIRGLILFLILFLSAPLVSDFFEVAESKLIIQAMSFNFIIKSFRNIGIILFSKNLNFKKSFIFEIISIIPNIGITILLAFILRNEWAIVWGTLITTMITTTASFMIHPYKPKFRLDLEKAKQLFRYGKWILLTGIVIFLSKEGDKIVITKILGVTSLGIYIMANRIAEYIATFNKIIQKVMFPAYSTIQMDVLRLKKIYLQILSIIALICIPFVGGLIILAPSFVELLLGKKWILAVTPIQIISIAILIKIFTDSSASLFNAFGKPKITFLMVTSRVIILFLVIVPLTNQYNITGTAIGLLISTASTTIIWFIYLYKIFTVKINELKFIIYPLFNTLIMVLGIYYLTSIIAISNLFIFFISVLIGGFIYVLLSIIMYKLQIIKI
- a CDS encoding glycosyltransferase codes for the protein MNPKKVSKLFDNKPSRISILSPSDTDSNLYRQMQWGDYWVKYELTKALGQLGYLVTNDKPNIIIHLFGSHMKLPKNAFKIIWIYSHPEKVDDNLLKRYDKIFCLSSSFNKKIEEMGFESNILFGATAKKCFHTPDNSFDYDIFFVGNNRIDGIRQIVQDIGKTKYNFKVWGTRWENRINSQYIGGQYIDYTNLNEYYAKSKVSLNDHSDEMRKEGFVAVRIFDILASGGFCISDLNHGIDELFRGTVPQYESPTHLKNLINFYIENDKERQELMLQGREIASNYTWDKVAKSLISSFL
- a CDS encoding class I SAM-dependent methyltransferase, producing the protein MNIVSLINRIIEKNKNGSAWELWQNKWDDNKVDRIWGEKLRNEDWEKDPTYKLIAEKCVKNGTNILDIGSGGGVQYRAIKEYADRISYTGLDITPRHIEFSRKMFPEARFELGDAANLPFNDKEFDVSIIRHVIEHHPKDKAEKILAESLRVSKNCVLILFFIPPIEMQEDIIIKRKKSGFFLNTYNRDFIINTIKMNVKNPKINQEMIFKTESSPALSDQELYIIKL
- a CDS encoding glycosyltransferase, yielding MNFKVLYVDTISEPQAQINVEGISSAYNKIVKLIKFDYRKIAKYFGKQIMNTSLYIVAKITRPNLIHIGKGETIQGDTIKIIKKNSKCKVIHFYGDFRNTPQPYVIDIGKYADITLLYHKDQRIIKQHHDLGVKNIGFWWVGSDPDIYRPIQLEKKYDVVFFGNNADFLPGHEERRNLIKAIAESGITIHIFGNNWDLFTDHQNIVLHNFVVSKEFVDTCSKAKITLGYNAVNDVYYYASWRRPFNCMACGAFHLTKYFPGIEEVFETKKHLVWFDTINEAVELIHFYLNNSEERENIAQNGREEIINNHTWDKRIEEMINIYKSIGGEIK
- a CDS encoding DegT/DnrJ/EryC1/StrS family aminotransferase, with translation MIQVFKPYYNEEEINAVSEVIRSGWVGLGPKTAEFEREFAKYCNVKYCIGLNSCTAALDMAMKLLGVNHGDEVIVPTMTFVSSAHCVVYNLATPIFVDIDEDTLNIDIEDVARKISPRTKAIIPVHYSGRPVDIDKLKEIAGNIPIVEDCAHASGAKYKGKPVGGLGDIGCFSFHAVKNLAMGEGGAITLNDENLANRAKRNRWLGIDKGTWDRTKLDRSYWWEYSVDEIGLKSHLNDISAAIGLVQLKKLEKGNKRRKEIIDMYREGLRDLEEIKMPPEDNEVFNSSWHLCEIKAQNRNELSVFLQEKKINTGVHYKPIHLYRCYGNRTSLPKAEKIFQMIITLPLYPDLTNNEVQYIIDTIKKFYNNK
- a CDS encoding GNAT family N-acetyltransferase, which encodes MNSLEIISNLKNGKILNNNFLRAYDNENNLYYLRPVKIGIDDARNMSRWRRDFSKSFLSWIEPDENEVLNWLQSYKDKNNDIIFIIESEHNISIGQISIYNLNPLTKQAEFGRIIHDKNCKSKGIMTSASKTLIKWAFENLSLEKLSLEVFVDNKSAILLYKRLGFIIDSISVYYKTITIDDVVTWRRFDEITKYPKNSQQGEFREVYEMSINKQIFKQN
- a CDS encoding polysaccharide deacetylase family protein, giving the protein MYHSIEKEKSNYEYAISEQKLINQIKIIKKFFIIVPLHELINKQSINFPRIALTFDDAFDDFFYNAFPILKKNNIPATVFVPTAFIETDKSMIEGKKHCSWQQMKEMMETGLIDFQSHGHCHKHFKNMDIITLKNDIMLSKKIIEENLSNKVDMFAYPGGKFHDWQNDVILKMGYKAVFTSISKTIHRERKVLPRLTITDKCDSINFKMLISGINEI
- a CDS encoding MaoC/PaaZ C-terminal domain-containing protein, whose translation is MSSDKLIWYSIDELYGKSIEREFIITEELIDHFAHISGDFSSIHISNKAAKAKGFKGRVAHGILLTSFVSAIIGMDLPGEKSILQSIEMKYLYPCYHNDKITIKLEITEIFKSVKTVIAKVNIFNQEGTKVSKAKIQIGLKEDYNG
- a CDS encoding HAD-IIIC family phosphatase, producing the protein MDEKITNELKEFITSEGQKRLLLFPKFKKSLSKMISSNQSDVAFNVLKSALSIDYDYSTFKSYYNLVNKVRTYNLNKNINKTKIAILGSYTTNQLTWFIDLFLFCSDIDVEIYESEYSVINQEIYSKDSNLYRFKPQIVILICGHKDIKLFPKFGLSENDVKEIVDQEINRWMNLWNTLHTNINCQIIQNNFDIPPWNVMGNIEHRVPYSQGMYFTYLNQSLSKKAPAYVNIHDIDMLSSMHGKLEWCDQRFYYDSKLPCTPELLPSYANSIASIIVALLGKSKKCLVLDLDNTIWGGVIGDDGLGGISLGQGNPTGEAFLNFQQYIKNLKDRGIILAVCSKNDEKNAKEPFLRHPDMILKLDDITCFLANWNNKVANIQKIAQEINIGTDSIVFVDDNPHERGIVRYYLPEVAVPEMPEDPAFYIQKIDSYRYFETTSFTNEDLIRAELYSSDIKRKKLQNKIVNIDDYLQSLNMKAIVEPINPENINRSVQLINKTNQFNLTTKRYTKINIEEIINNSSWKTFTVRLIDNFGDNGLISIILSEIKNETLIIDTWLMSCRVLNRGVEQFLMNYICNLSRNNNISIIEGKYIPTAKNKMVEKLYFHLGFEQINDLNDGTTYWSLKTNSININNLKYFIMEGKKRDV